A section of the Ovis canadensis isolate MfBH-ARS-UI-01 breed Bighorn chromosome 1, ARS-UI_OviCan_v2, whole genome shotgun sequence genome encodes:
- the LOC138430451 gene encoding olfactory receptor 5AC1-like, translating to MMEANKTLVTEFVLTGLTDLPGLQVPLFLVFLIIYLTTMVGNLGLIFLIWKDPHLHTPMYSFLGSLAFADACLSSSVTPKMLVNTLDKSQMMSLFECMAQYYFFGASATTECFLLVVMAYDRYVAICNPLLYPVVMCHRLCTWLISASYAIGFLHPIIHVGLLSRLSFCRSNRIHHFYCEILPLFTISCTDPSINALVVFIFSAFIQAFTFMGIIVSYTCVLFAILRKKSAKGRSKAFSTCSAHLLSVSLFYGTLFFMYVRPGSGQDQYQDKMYSLFYTIIIPLLNPFIYSLRNKEVLGALGKIIKK from the coding sequence ATGATGGAGGCAAACAAGACTCTGGTGACGGAGTTTGTTCTCACAGGACTCACAGATCTCCCAGGGCTGCAGGTCCCCCTGTTTCTGGTGTTTCTGATCATCTACCTCACCACCATGGTGGGCAACCTTGGGCTGATTTTTCTTATCTGGAAGGACCCCCATcttcacacccccatgtactcATTCCTGGGCAGCTTGGCCTTTGCAGATGCTTGCTTGTCATCTTCTGTGACTCCCAAGATGCTTGTCAACACCTTAGACAAGAGTCAAATGATGTCTCTCTTTGAGTGCATGGCCCAATACTATTTTTTTGGTGCCAGTGCCACCACAGAGTGTTTCCTCCTGGtggtgatggcctatgaccgctatgtaGCCATATGCAACCCCTTGCTTTACCCAGTGGTGATGTGCCACAGACTCTGCACTTGGTTGATAAGTGCATCATATGCAATTGGTTTTCTGCATCCTATAATACATGTAGGATTATTATCTAGATTATCTTTCTGCAGGTCTAATAGAATACATCATTTCTACTGTGAAATCTTGCCACTTTTTACAATTTCTTGCACTGATCCATCTATTAATGCAttagtggtttttattttttctgcttttatacAGGCTTTTACTTTTATGGGTATTATAGTCTCCTATACTTGTGTCCTCTTTGCCATCCTGAGAAAGAAGTCTGCAAAGGGCAGGAGCAAAGCCTTCTCCACGTGCAGCGCCCACCTTCTATCTGTTTCCCTATTCTATGGCACTCTCTTCTTCATGTATGTGCGTCCGGGGTCTGGCCAGGATCAGTATCAGGATAAAATGTATTCACTGTTCTACACAATTATAATTCCCCTGCTAAACCCTTTTATTTATAGTCTAAGAAACAAGGAAGTTTTAGGTGCActtggaaaaataattaaaaaataa